The segment ccgtaatccgcaacccggattaggtgcggcattgatgcggacagttgcggaggaaatccgccacgtgtggtcatgccctaacagtggaaaagatggtgtaaaagaaagaaaaaaaatgtataaagttccccaaaggtcttctttgacctttgggggacagaccatagtaataaaaaaataataaagtaaagtgcaaaaaaaatgtaaataataaatacacaaatacccaccccaaaaaaaaacgttccccccgccaatcattgttgtaacgctagcgctgacccaattaccctaatatagacatgtaatatattcaaatatacggtagacaatgacgattacaaataaaaggtctattttagggtaaaactatgttattatcaaaaaaaaaaatagctgaaatgtaaaaaagcttatttttttactattattttcaaactttatgaataaaaattctaaaatagcaaaaaaggtgtgtataaaaacgataaaaaattaaacctgcattgtctacggaaaatacgtcgcaaaaatcacgtcgttagcccaacaaataaaaaagttatacccatttaacacgtgctaaaaatggctaaacggcgtCTggccctgaaggcgcaaaatagagcaaaatacatgtatccccccccccccccctctccacaggacatgtatcccctctccacaggacatgtatcccctctccacaggacatgtatcgcctctccacaggatctccacaggacatgtatcccctctccacaggacatgtatccccccccccctctccacaggacatgtatccccccccctctccacaggacatgtatcccctctccttctccacaggacatgtacccccccccctctccacaggacatgtatcctccccccctctccacaggatctccacaggacaggggatacatgtgtgatcgctggcagcgataaggagaacgggggactgaaagtcccctgaagttctccatcacaaacctcggacttccggggtctgtgtcggcagctccggagaaatgaatggagcgccggtcgtgcttgtgcgcatgcgtgaccagcgctcctttcatttttattgagctgcgcaggcgacagaagtccgaggtttgtcatggagaagttcaggggactttcagtcccccgttctccctatcaatgccagcgatcacacatgtatcccctatcctgtggagatcctgtggagaggggatacatgtattttgtaggacacactgtaggtcgcatttttttgggaggggggacgctgcatggcgttccctacaggggggtggctgtatggcgttccctacaggggggagctgtatggtgttctctacaggggggggctgtatggcgttctctacagggggggctgtatggcgttctctacaggggggggctgtatggcgttctctacagggggggctgtatggcgttccctacaggggggggctgtatggcgttccctacagggggggttgtatggcgttctctacaggggggactgtatggcgttatctgcaggggggctgtatggcgttctctacagggggatgtatggcgttatctacagagggggtctgtatggcgttatctacaggggggggctgtaaaaaaggcactatctacaagggggggagttgtgtgacacccaggggagggggggccccagtcaaaagtttgctatggggcccagtctttcctagttacgcccctgcttctcCGCCAATCCCCTCTTCATGATTGTGGGGCTTTTCGTGACATGTCTCCTTAGATTCTTGTATACGTTGCTTGACAATATTAACATTGTTTCCTGGATAACAGTCGGGTTGAGAATATCTCCTGCCTCCATCATAACTCTATTTTACGCTCTATTCAGGACTTGACTTCCTCATATGGTTTTCTCAGATCAGACGCATTGTTCTCCCTAGATGCTTCTAATCCATTTCCGCACGACGGGCTTTACAGTTTTGCACTAACAAATTCCCCAAGGTATTTCTTTATTTAACAACCTGTTCATAAACGTCATACCTACCACTAAACCCTCACACAATGATCTCACACAAAGCTCCAGccgcatccccctcctctcccttctattctttttttttttaacaataaactTTTAATTAATAATTTGTGTGagatgtggatttggggcttccTCTGCATCTCTCTCTTCAGGCATGGTTCAAAGTTTTAGATTGGGTAAAGAAGGTATCCAGAagttctgtacattgggagatgtCACGAAAAAATCGCCTTTCGTTTGTCACTTACTCCAGTATGTCTTGCTAAAATGTCTCCCTCTGCAGTTGAGCTATGTTGGCGAGGTAGTGGGATGAGAGGTACGTACCTTCATACGTGGTGAGAATGCCCGATAATTTACTCGCTCTGGTCGGACGCTTTTCAAGTATTGAAAACCTACATATCGGTTAATCCCGGTTTAGCCTTATGCTTTCCGTGGTTGGAACAAACTCCACGTTATGGCCGGACTGTACTTTAACACATTTTTCTAGCGACATAGCTTTTGATAGTCCGCAAATGGAAATGCTCCGATCCTCTGCTAAAGGTGGAATTATTTAATCAAATTAGTTACTCCTTTCATATCATATCATAGGTAAGTTTCATAGCAACTGGAGCCCCTGGGGTAGATTTACTCAAGAAACCATCATATCGTCGGTTCCATCTTCTCATCCCATAACCTCGGGGACTGTGGTTAGATGACTTATGTCTGTTGAATTGTCATCAATGTACACTTTGTGACTGGTCTTAGTATCCCACTAAAACGTAACATCAGTTATATTTATGGGTGCACGAATATCACTTTATATCTATGCAATTGACTTTTCCTACTTTATGTTCTCTGACCGGACATGACTGTGACTTTGTAATTTACTGTTACTGTTTCTTGTTTTCTTGTGGATGCCTCATGTTGTGGCTCCACCGTATGTTATACTTTCTCAAAATTAGTTATAAaaatttattgattgaaaaaaaaaGGGAGATGAGGGGGATGCAGTTGCAGCTGTGTGTGAGATCCATGCTATGGGGGGGAGAAGCAGAGGCGAGAGCGTATCTACAGTATCTACCGGTAAACAAAAGCATGAAAATGAAAAGTGTCATCTCATTGACGGGTCCTCATGTATAAATCATATGATATCATCCACTTATATGTCCAAGGATCTATTGTAGAAGTTGCATGCAGTTATACTGGTTGAACACATTGACAAATAATCCAACTCttcttttatatttttaacaGCTTAAATGCTTTAGCCCTTATTTTACATATTATTATTTTGCTTGTCTCTGATCTTACCTCTCGGCTCTTCTTTCACAGGGTGCGGGCGTCTCTTaaagaaaagaagaagaaagaTGCCGCCAACCAGAATGACAATTACCAGTAATGTTCCAATAATGACTCCAGCTATCTCTCCAgcattcagatctgaagtggatcCACAGATGCCTGAATTACCAATGCAGAAATACAAGAAAATGCAGATAAATATAATATCTAAGCCATCATGTATAGAATGTAGCATCCAATGTTTGCCTTCAATCTCGGATGGTGGATACATTTCTGAATATTAATACTTTCTCCTTAACTGGCACTGCTGTGTACCACGGGGCTCttagctggcactgtttatgtgaGATACACTACTAGGAGGTATAATGTCATTGAGGGaacttgttgttgttgttatgtaAGTATGTTATATGTGTACACGGCGACATTTCTAATTTGTACAGTATGGCATTAATATGTATGGGTATTGTGTGGTAACATTAGTTATGTGTAGAGTATGGCATCAATATGTGGGTGTACTCTGTAGTGACATTTACTttgtggtggcattagttatgtgtagagTATGGCACGAATATGTATACGTACTATGTGGTGGCATtagtatgtgtacagtatgtcaCCAATATTTatgggtactatatggtggtattaagtATATGtagagtatggcagcattatctacaTACACTGTATAGTAATATTACTTATTCACTTTATAGTTAAGCCATGGACCGTCTATTAAGTGTAAATTTGTATATATGTGCacactacatatactgtatatgcacGTGAACCCCCCTTGACAAATTTACTATTAGAGTCCTCCTTAGGGACATTATTTACAGTATTGcatcattatttatgtgtactgtgtgGTAGCATTAGCTATGTGTAGAGTTTGGCATCAATATGTAGATGTACGGTGTGGTGACATGTACTATGtggtagcattagttatgtgtagcaTATGGCACCAATATGTATATGTACTttgtggtggcattagttatgtgtatggtatggcagcaatatttatatgtattatatggtggcattagttatgtgtagagTATGGCACCAATATCATTAGTTACGTGTAGAGTATGGCATCAatatgtaggtgtaatgtgtggtggcattagttatgtgtacagtatggcaccaATATGTAGGTGTACTATGTGGTGAGATATACTATGTGGTGGCATtagtatgtgtacagtatggcaccaATATTTATGGGTACTTTGTGGTGTATTAATTATATGTAGAGTATGAGAGCATTATCTACATACACTGTATAGTAATATTACTTATTCACTCTATAGTGAAGCCATGGACCGTCTATTAAGTGTATGTACATCTATTTGTATATACATgcatactacatatactgtatatgcacGTGAACCCCCCTTGACAAATTTGTTATTTGTGTACTCCAAAGGGACATTATTTAGACAGTATTGcatcattatttatgtgtactatgTGGTAGCATTAGATATGTTTAGAGTATGGCACCAATGTGTAGGTGTACAGTGTGGTAGAGTATGGCACCAATATTTATGTGTGCTGTCATTAGTTATTTGTAGAGGATGGCACTAATATGTAGGTGTACTGTgttgtggcattagttatgtgtgcaGTTTGGCACTAATATTTATttgtactgtgtggtggcattagttatgtgtagagTATAGCACCAATATTTATGTGTGCTGTCATTAGTTATGTGTAGAGTATGGCACTAATATTTATATGTGCTATGtggtagcattagttatgtgtagagTATGGCACCAatatgtaggtgtaatgtgtggtggcattagttatttgTGCAGTTTGGCACTAATATTTATatgtactgtgtggtggcattagttatgtgtacactaTGGCACCAATAGTCATATgtaatatatggtggcattagttatatgtAGACTATGGCACCAATTTTTATGTGTACTGtgcggtggcattagttatgtgtacattaTAGCACCAATATTTATATGTACTATGTGGTGGCATtaattatgtgtacagtatggcaccaatatttatgtgtactgtgtggtggcattagttatgtggagTATGGCATCAATATTTATATGTACGATGTGGTGGCATGAGTTATATGTACGGTATGGCACcaatatttatgtgtactgtggtggaattagttatgtgtacagtatggcagtattatctgcaTACACTTTATAGTGATATTACTTATTCTCTTTATATAGTGAAGCTATTGACAGTCTATCAAGTTCATCTACCCCCTTGACAAAATCATAGCTATTACAATATTTATGGTATTAGTGGTAATGCTATTAACAACCACTGTTATTACTCACAATATACATTCAAAGTGTAGATGTCACTGGTTATCTTGCTTAAAAAATTCTCAGCCTCACACCAATACAGTCCTCCATCCAAAGGCTTTATGGTGGGGAAAGTGATGGTTCGGTTATCAGGAGATTTAATCACTCCAGGAGGAATTATTTTTCCATTTCTCCCCCAAATAATCTTTTCAGAATACATTGTGTCACATGTCAGTGTTATTTTATCATTTCCAATTGGGTATAAAGTGGATGATCTGATGACGGGTTTAGTTACAGTTGCTGAAAGAAAGGGAGGAAAATAGATTAAATACACCAAATAAACAAAACAGATCATTCAATAATGGGGATTTTAACTTTTGGATAATGCCAAGTGCCCCCCAATACCATTCCCCATTATCTCAAGCCGAATGTTGTAGAAGGTGGGTAAAGTCTGATCTAAACAGGAGATGACCTCTGATGGTTGGCTAGGTGGCAGGGGCACCAACTTACAAAATTTGTTATTTGCTAATGAACAACTAATTTTTAGAAATTCTAACAATGTAAATAGTTTTCGGAggtctggcctgatgaagacgctggttcagtgttgaaacgcgtagtcttttgcaataaattatttatttttgtatttcaaaacactggaactgcttctacctttattaccagcagcaccgtttatggtccaccaattttttcttcctgcaaacaCTTTACAGCGGTAACCATCTCCAGTTACCAGATGGGACCCGACTGCAGCGGTCTAATGATACCTATTTCTTTATAAGTCTACAACAACGTGGTGTCTGTGCTAGCACAACGCCAAGCGGTGAGCTCGATTGACTTTCCTCTCTTTTATTCCATTACTTTGGTAATCTGCCCTATGTGGCACCgtgaatttttttctttcttctccaATATTATGACCAACACCTTCCAAGCTGTTTGACCAACACCTTCCTTCAAGACCATAAAATGCAACCAACATCTCAATGCCATGTAATCATCCCGGCCCCTCGATCTTATTTCACAGAAGGTGAAAATAAATATCAGCAGCACAACCAGCAACCAGACCATATGGACCACATAGAAATCCCAACTTCAGGGGGGTGATCGCAGAAGATAGTCCCAGTCCAGTGGAAAGAGCAGATCCAAATAAAGAGAAGGAAACCGCAGCACTCCAGTGGAAAAATGTGTCTTTAATTCACCAACACATCACCTGTAACGTTTCCTTTGCAGGTGATGTGTTGGTGAATTACAGACGAATGTTGAAGGTAATGTGTTGAAACGTTTGGaggtttgctatggggtcccCCCTCCTTTTCTCGAAAGTTAGATATATGTGATGCACACAACCATACTCACCATACACAAGGAGGTGGGCTGTGCGGCGCTTTGGGTCATTACGCGTGACTACTTGTACGGTATAATAACCTTGGTCCTCAGTATGAAGTTTTGAAATCTCCAAGGATGCATTTGGAAAACTACTAACTCGAGGAAAGTACAGAGGCCCATGAGTCTCCGGTGGGTTTCCTTGCCTACTATAACAAAGGATCAGATTCTGTGAACTAGGGTCTTCTCCTTTATACCAGCAGAAACTCCGGACTAAGCCACTGATCTCAGTAACATTTAGATGAACTGATTGATTGATCAAGGGATAAACCGGGATAAACTCAATGTTAATTCCAGTAGTTAAATTCATCCAGAGAACGAAGACACCTAAAGGAAAAATATCATTAAACAGCAGAATATCCTTGTAGACTGTAGAGCTGAGGTAGACAACCCGGAGAAAGTAGAACGGCCATagtctggaatctcacaaaacccCTTTCTATCAAATCCATgatatttgataatccggcagtAAtcaggtcccatttgctctggattAATGGAGTATTACTATATGTTTATGTTGCTCAGGCTATGAGATATTAAATAAAAGACTCCAACGTTTAAGAAATTATCATTTCTGATttgtattggatacagggaaGTTCCTTCATTACCTGCTAAAGTGAAGCCCCTCATGTCAGTGGTTCAGGCTAGCGTCTGTCTTCTGCAGGTAAAGCCATAGAGCTCGGGTACGTCATGTATTGATAGTTCATGCTGTAATGTTTAACTCGCCAGCTCAGATACACAATCTCACTCTCTAacttcagggggagggggggggggattattctGGTGAAACATTTCACTTTCCATTGTTTGTTCTATTTATAAAAAGCAAATGATGTCAAAGAAagcgattcatcagaccaggccaccgtcTTCTATTGctctatggtccagttctgatgctcctgTGCCCAATGTCGGTGCTTTTGACGTTGGACCGTGGTCATCTTGGCAACTGCTCTGAAGCTATGCAGCCTCAGACGCAGcgagctgcgatgctctgcatgttctgacacctttctatcatagccagcagtaattttttcagcaatttagtaTAGTATGCGGAAGaaataaaaatggaaattaaaaaaaaggaaaaattttacCTGAAATTTTTGCCATGAAATATTAGGAAATCAGGAAGTTGAGGTCTAGGTTCACACACCCACCATCTCTACTGAAAGCATAACAAGGTCAAAGATCCACGGTGCAATGAACTGAGACAAGGTCAGTGACGTAGTGAAACATAATACCACTCTTTAGGCTTTGTTGTCTGGCTTGACCAAAGAGAAATACAAAAGGAAAACGTGCAATGACGTACTATAAAAGCGGCGCAAAGAAAAATGGACGTGTTACTCATTGTAGCCAATCAGCTTCCACATAAGAGCAGCGATCTGATcccattcattgctatgggcCAATTATGAGATGTTCAAAGAACACCATGGACCTAGCGatacatagcgtaaatactgcggattctttgcaacggatttcattgtggaaaatacgcaacataatatagtagcagcgtgtggatgagatttgaacaaatctcatccacccttGCGCAAATGATATGCAGAAAAAATGctcaaaattgacctgcggtctgttttttttaatccgcagcacgtcaattgtatttacgtaatcgctgcttttttgttgcggtatTACCCATTGAACAAagagcaaatgttgcgattttcgtggcggaaaagctgctattccgtcgcaaaaatcgcaactcagaataaaaaaacaaacctttttttgtgtaaaatgaaTTTAAAAAGTTTATACCTACAGCCCAGTCGTTGTCTTAGTGACGAGTTCCACTGTTCTCtgcccaggccggcctcctgggattacatttcatcccatgtgactgctgcaaccaatcacagagtgcagcggtcacatagacagCAGTGTCATTCCAGGAGTCCGGCCAGGACGAGAACAGAACAaagcgtcgctatgacaatggcGGACGGGGTAATtataaaccttttttttcccccaactacaatttggtgctgttttccgtCCGGTATTCCCTGTGAGCTCCAAGACTAATATGATGTGTTCTTTTACGCAACGTATtttccctgtgtgaacatggcctaaaaggcAGATACTCCCTCCCCCTTTGGCTTATGActgttagggccagttcacacattgcgtattttccgcaacggaactagttgcggaaaatccacagaaaatacagttgcagcaaaggggtgagataaaacaaatctcatccacacgctgcgtaaatacggagtGAAAAAAACCGCTCAGATagtcctgcggtgcggaattttattccgcagcatgtcaattgtatttccgtaaacgctgcttatttgttgcgggttttccccaatgaattcaatgggaatgtaAATCCTGCATCAAATAGGAGTTGTTGCTCTGTTTGCGGCGTGTTTCCagcgatcctgccgcaaaaaacgcaactcagaaaacaaaaaatatattatacatacCTTGGAGCCTGTGTGTCATCCTcttaggatgacgcttcatcccatgtgaccgccgctgcagccaatcacaggctgcattggTCTCCAGGGATGAGACGTCAGTTTTCaaaactgcagttttccgcagtggacattccgggtgaaaaactgaaTTCCAATGTGGGACTCgggatggatacgctgcgtgcttttatgcagcgtatccgtcccgtgtgaactcagcctaagacatgcctcccaaccgtcccggatccggcaggacagtcccggtttctcaccgctgtcccgccgtcccgggcggtctgcaaaatgtcccgctgggcgctgcatcaaaacagctgattgctgctaactgcagcagcgatcagaagaaggcgggagtcttgcggcggtgttctcactgggatcgataccGGCACGGGAGAGGACAagtacagtcacctgacctcacctgacctcactctgggctgtatctggagctatctacaggggggctgtgtgtggtgctatccacagggggctgtgtgtggcgctatctacagggggctgtgtctgatgctatctacagggggctgtgtgtggcgctatctacagggggctgtctgacgctatctacagggggctgtgtgtggagctatgtacagggggctgtgtgtggcgctatctacaggggggctgtgtctgacgctatctacagggggctgtgtgtggagctatctacaggggggctgtatctggtgctatgtacagggggctgtggatggcgctatgtacaggggggctgtatctggagctatctacaagggggctctggtggatgatttttacattgaccggtagcagagttacacaactggaaaaaaaaatccccatcatgtaactctgctacctgtaaattgaaaagtcatcaaccacagggtctccctcttgactttcattgttctcagacttttggtttgtcctgcagctgctgccgccgtgatgagcaaatgttatacccaagataggaaaagtaacacaaagacgatataaccggatccataatatctgtgatatccagacagtctagagatccgccgtgagaatttgcgcgtgttatttgcagaaggatctgtccgtgatttgatgtgtttatgcaggatattgggcgtggttaggggtgtggcttaaaatgtccctcttttccgaattcaaaagttgggaggtatgccttagagcaggggtctcaaactcggccgggtaagtgggtcgcatatagaaaaaatgggaagttgacgggccgcattactttcaaatttgatacaatacaaaattattgttaatcaattagttatttgaactactataacactatattactataataacaatactacattactataataatagcgctaggtttaaaatttgagatatttctccacgtgcttatttcaacaatccagcttttcagtttaagtgtcgctaaattcagtccggcggctcagttagcacacatgtcaagattgggcagcccctttttagatagtgccgcagtgccctctgtagatgctgccgcagtgccctctgtagatgctgccgctgtgccctctgtggatgctgccgcagtgccctctgtggatgctgccgctgtgcccactgtggatgctgccgctgtgccctctgtagataatgcaacacacccctagataaggccacagtgccctctgtagataaggccacagtgccttctgtagataatgcaacacacccctagataatgccacagtgtcctctgcagatactaccacacacccacttgtagataatgccacagtgccctctgtagataatacaacacacccctagatactgccacagtgccctctgtagatgctgccatgaagccacagtgccctctgtagatgctgccacagtgccctccgtggatgctgccacagtgccctccacagatgctgccacagtgccctcggcagatgctaccacagtgatgtcaggggcttgcccagagctggagtcccggagcagagccgcttctagcactctgcctgggattccagctctgctcctgacatcactgtccatatgttgacagtgatgtcagggaattccacagtgtgtcagggtcttccccagagcagagtcccgggcagagcgctagtatcggctctgctccgggactctgtggaattccctaacatcgctgtcaacatataCAGCGCTCTGCCCCGGACTCCTCTCTggcgaagaccctgacacactgtccatatgttgacagcgatgtcaaggaattccacagagtcccggagcacagcctgtactagcgctctgtccgggactctggctctggggaatccccagacatcgctgttcatatgtggacagcgatgtcagggaattccagagtctcggagcagagccgatactagcggcactgtgtcccgcgggccgcagatgacagccccaggggccgcatgcttgagacatCTGCCTTAGAGTATGATGAGAGATAGGCCTCCTATTTTCTTCATGGTTGGCTTGCTGGCATCTTTTTATTTGTGCTCTATTGAGACATAGCTGTGATCTGTGACTATAGTTATCTACAGCGCCCACAGGGAACTAGAG is part of the Rhinoderma darwinii isolate aRhiDar2 chromosome 10, aRhiDar2.hap1, whole genome shotgun sequence genome and harbors:
- the LOC142662205 gene encoding cell adhesion molecule CEACAM7-like isoform X1; translated protein: MRGFTLAGVFVLWMNLTTGINIEFIPVYPLINQSVHLNVTEISGLVRSFCWYKGEDPSSQNLILCYSRQGNPPETHGPLYFPRVSSFPNASLEISKLHTEDQGYYTVQVVTRNDPKRRTAHLLVYATVTKPVIRSSTLYPIGNDKITLTCDTMYSEKIIWGRNGKIIPPGVIKSPDNRTITFPTIKPLDGGLYWCEAENFLSKITSDIYTLNVYCICGSTSDLNAGEIAGVIIGTLLVIVILVGGIFLLLFFKRRPHPVKEEPREEANKKQDPPIEYYNVQAMTRPYPANQESAYMDLQYASQDTYSDLQS
- the LOC142662205 gene encoding cell adhesion molecule CEACAM7-like isoform X2, with product MAKISGVFVLWMNLTTGINIEFIPVYPLINQSVHLNVTEISGLVRSFCWYKGEDPSSQNLILCYSRQGNPPETHGPLYFPRVSSFPNASLEISKLHTEDQGYYTVQVVTRNDPKRRTAHLLVYATVTKPVIRSSTLYPIGNDKITLTCDTMYSEKIIWGRNGKIIPPGVIKSPDNRTITFPTIKPLDGGLYWCEAENFLSKITSDIYTLNVYCICGSTSDLNAGEIAGVIIGTLLVIVILVGGIFLLLFFKRRPHPVKEEPREEANKKQDPPIEYYNVQAMTRPYPANQESAYMDLQYASQDTYSDLQS